Proteins found in one Bacillus subtilis subsp. subtilis str. 168 genomic segment:
- the murF gene encoding UDP-N-acetylmuramoylalanyl-D-glutamyl-2, 6-diaminopimelate-D-alanyl-D-alanine ligase (Evidence 2a: Function from experimental evidences in other organisms; PubMedId: 12682299, 17714441; Product type e: enzyme) translates to MIKRTVKNIAEMVKGTLANPQYEQTVIHGVATDTRKLEQHQLFIPLKGERFDGHSFVEQAFEAGVAAVLWDRSVPNPPENHAVILVDDTLTALQQLAKAYLQELGTRVIGVTGSNGKTTTKDMIHAVLGTQYRVHKTGGNFNNHIGLPLTVLAMPENTEIAVLEMGMSAKGEIDLLSRLANPDAAVITNIGESHMQDLGSREGIAEAKLEIINGLKEDGVLIYIGDEPLLQNAYSCQTKTYGTGTHNDYQLQDVSQSEEGTHFTIKGIENTFFIPILGKHNVMNAMAAIAAGAYFGIAPEDAAKGLSGLKVTGMRLELIKTDSGLSIINDAYNASPTSMKAAIQLTESLEGYGKKMLVLGDMLELGDLEETFHKECGAVISPDKIDRVFTYGKLGAFIAEGALKHFEKDRVSHYTEKKDLLQAVKENASKGDLILFKASRGMKLEEIVKDLIESPLS, encoded by the coding sequence TTGATTAAGCGAACAGTAAAAAACATTGCCGAAATGGTTAAAGGCACACTAGCAAATCCGCAATATGAACAAACAGTCATTCATGGAGTGGCAACCGATACAAGAAAACTGGAACAACATCAGCTCTTTATTCCGCTGAAAGGGGAACGTTTTGACGGCCACTCTTTTGTGGAGCAGGCCTTTGAAGCTGGTGTAGCGGCTGTTCTTTGGGATCGGTCAGTACCAAATCCGCCCGAGAATCACGCCGTCATTTTAGTGGACGATACCCTTACTGCACTTCAGCAGCTTGCAAAAGCTTATTTGCAGGAGCTTGGCACGCGTGTCATCGGAGTAACCGGAAGCAATGGCAAAACGACAACAAAAGATATGATTCACGCCGTATTGGGGACCCAGTACCGTGTCCACAAAACTGGAGGAAACTTCAATAATCATATCGGTTTGCCGCTGACGGTTTTAGCGATGCCTGAAAATACGGAGATCGCCGTATTGGAGATGGGAATGAGCGCCAAAGGAGAAATTGACCTCTTGAGCCGACTGGCAAACCCGGATGCGGCAGTGATTACGAATATCGGCGAATCGCATATGCAAGACCTCGGCTCTAGAGAGGGCATCGCGGAGGCGAAGCTTGAAATCATAAACGGGCTTAAAGAAGACGGAGTGCTGATTTATATCGGGGACGAACCGCTTCTTCAAAATGCATACAGCTGCCAGACGAAAACGTACGGTACGGGAACGCATAATGATTATCAGCTTCAGGATGTCAGCCAGAGTGAGGAAGGAACCCATTTTACAATCAAAGGGATAGAAAACACGTTTTTTATTCCAATACTCGGCAAGCACAATGTGATGAACGCCATGGCTGCAATTGCTGCAGGGGCTTATTTTGGCATCGCGCCTGAGGATGCGGCAAAAGGACTGAGCGGCCTAAAGGTAACCGGGATGAGGCTTGAACTCATCAAAACAGACAGCGGCCTTTCGATAATCAATGACGCTTATAATGCGAGCCCGACTTCCATGAAAGCTGCAATTCAATTGACAGAAAGCCTTGAAGGCTACGGCAAAAAAATGCTCGTGCTCGGTGATATGCTTGAACTCGGCGATCTTGAAGAAACGTTCCATAAAGAGTGCGGCGCTGTGATCAGCCCTGATAAAATTGACCGCGTCTTTACGTACGGAAAACTGGGAGCTTTTATCGCGGAAGGCGCCCTGAAACACTTTGAGAAAGACCGCGTCAGCCATTACACTGAGAAAAAAGATCTCCTTCAAGCTGTGAAGGAAAACGCATCAAAAGGCGATTTGATTTTATTCAAAGCGTCCAGAGGTATGAAGCTTGAAGAAATCGTTAAAGATTTAATAGAGAGCCCGCTTTCATAA
- the cshA gene encoding ATP-dependent RNA helicase; cold shock (Evidence 1a: Function from experimental evidences in the studied strain; PubMedId: 16352840, 27965645; Product type e: enzyme) has protein sequence MTITFQDFNLSSDLMKAINRMGFEEATPIQAQTIPLGLSNKDVIGQAQTGTGKTAAFGIPLVEKINPESPNIQAIVIAPTRELAIQVSEELYKIGQDKRAKVLPIYGGQDIGRQIRALKKNPNIIVGTPGRLLDHINRRTIRLNNVNTVVMDEADEMLNMGFIDDIESILSNVPSEHQTLLFSATMPAPIKRIAERFMTEPEHVKVKAKEMTVSNIQQFYLEVQERKKFDTLTRLLDIQSPELAIVFGRTKRRVDELAEALNLRGYAAEGIHGDLTQAKRMVALRKFKEGAIEVLVATDVAARGLDISGVTHVYNFDVPQDPESYVHRIGRTGRAGKTGMAMTFITPREKSMLRAIEQTTKRKMDRMKEPTLDEALEGQQQVTVERLRTTISENNLNFYMTAAAELLEDHDAVTVVAAAIKMATKEPDDTPVRLTDEAPMVSKRYKNQRSSKRRDGQGGGYRGGKGKSNNRSSYDKKRSNDRRSSGDRRQKKSY, from the coding sequence TTGACTATAACGTTTCAAGATTTTAATTTAAGTTCTGATCTCATGAAAGCAATTAATCGTATGGGATTTGAAGAAGCAACACCGATTCAGGCACAAACGATACCGCTCGGACTTTCAAATAAAGACGTCATTGGACAAGCGCAAACAGGTACAGGTAAAACAGCTGCGTTTGGTATACCCCTTGTTGAAAAAATTAACCCCGAGTCTCCTAATATTCAAGCAATCGTAATCGCGCCAACCCGTGAATTAGCCATTCAAGTATCTGAAGAATTGTATAAAATCGGACAAGATAAACGTGCGAAGGTTCTTCCTATTTACGGCGGACAGGATATTGGACGGCAAATCCGGGCGTTAAAGAAGAATCCGAATATTATTGTCGGAACACCTGGACGTCTTCTTGACCACATCAACCGCCGCACCATTCGTTTAAACAATGTAAATACCGTTGTAATGGATGAAGCGGATGAAATGCTGAACATGGGATTCATTGACGATATTGAATCTATCCTTTCAAACGTGCCAAGCGAGCATCAGACACTTCTGTTCTCTGCCACAATGCCTGCGCCGATCAAACGCATTGCAGAGCGCTTCATGACTGAGCCGGAACACGTAAAAGTAAAAGCGAAAGAAATGACGGTTTCTAACATTCAGCAGTTCTATTTGGAAGTGCAAGAACGTAAAAAATTCGATACACTGACTCGCCTTCTTGATATTCAGTCTCCTGAGCTTGCGATCGTATTCGGACGTACAAAACGCCGTGTCGATGAGCTGGCTGAAGCTCTGAACCTTCGCGGATATGCAGCTGAAGGTATTCACGGTGACTTAACGCAGGCGAAACGTATGGTTGCGCTTCGTAAATTTAAAGAAGGCGCAATCGAAGTTCTAGTCGCAACTGATGTTGCCGCTCGCGGACTTGATATCTCAGGTGTTACACACGTATACAACTTCGACGTGCCTCAAGATCCTGAAAGCTACGTTCACCGTATCGGAAGAACGGGCCGTGCAGGAAAAACAGGTATGGCGATGACGTTCATTACACCGCGTGAGAAAAGCATGCTTCGCGCAATTGAACAAACAACAAAACGCAAAATGGACCGCATGAAGGAGCCTACACTTGATGAAGCGTTAGAAGGTCAGCAACAGGTTACTGTTGAACGTCTTCGCACAACAATCAGTGAAAACAACCTGAACTTCTACATGACAGCGGCAGCTGAGCTGCTTGAAGATCATGATGCAGTAACAGTGGTTGCGGCGGCTATCAAAATGGCTACAAAAGAGCCAGACGACACACCGGTTCGCTTAACAGACGAAGCGCCGATGGTCAGCAAACGCTACAAGAACCAGCGCTCTTCTAAACGCAGAGACGGTCAAGGCGGCGGCTACCGCGGCGGAAAAGGGAAAAGCAACAACCGTTCTTCCTATGACAAAAAGCGTTCAAACGATCGCCGTTCTTCAGGTGACAGACGCCAGAAAAAATCTTACTAA
- the ydbS gene encoding resistance to heterologous antibiotics (Evidence 1a: Function from experimental evidences in the studied strain; PubMedId: 16629676; Product type ph: phenotype): protein MREQPKNQISPDGLKVWRLQEIIISAVCLLIVIAVAVLSYYFHWPYWISGVLGAVWLLGSIVTVFIIPKVRHKVWRYEVHEHEIDIQSGIFVVTRVIVPMVRVQHVDTSQGPLLKKYNLATVKISTAATVHSIPALEMEEADRLRDSISRLARVTDDDV from the coding sequence TTGAGAGAGCAGCCAAAAAACCAAATCAGTCCAGACGGATTAAAGGTTTGGCGACTTCAAGAGATCATCATATCCGCTGTTTGCTTGCTTATTGTCATTGCAGTTGCAGTGTTAAGCTATTATTTTCATTGGCCGTACTGGATCAGCGGCGTGCTCGGCGCTGTTTGGCTGCTGGGATCGATTGTGACGGTCTTTATCATTCCGAAGGTCCGTCATAAGGTGTGGCGATATGAAGTCCATGAACATGAAATAGATATTCAGTCAGGTATTTTTGTGGTGACACGTGTGATTGTTCCGATGGTCAGAGTTCAGCACGTCGATACGTCACAAGGGCCATTATTAAAAAAATACAACCTGGCAACGGTGAAAATTTCCACAGCCGCGACCGTTCATTCGATCCCCGCTTTAGAGATGGAGGAAGCGGATCGGCTAAGAGACTCCATTTCCCGTCTGGCGAGGGTGACTGACGATGATGTCTGA
- the ydbT gene encoding resistance to heterologous antibiotics (Evidence 1a: Function from experimental evidences in the studied strain; PubMedId: 16629676; Product type ph: phenotype), whose product MMSEPKRLHPVAVILNLCHTIIQTIKNIILPFFFVYIVNSNHTVRFYGAIALGVLFIWLVAASIIKWRRFTYRIEDDEFRIEEGLFVTKKRYISIDRIQTMNTSAGLVQQIFKLVKLQIETAGGGKEAEAVLSAISVEEAERIKEAVFKKKAQRRENELDEERLEAEEELDPSVEVQEHYRMNAKELLMAASTSGGIGVIISAVFALISQLDEVLPMDWLFDKFSFLQHASIGIYAVLIFIGLFIAWIFSIAGMMFRYANFQIIKKEQELVISRGIIEKHQVTIPLRKIQAIKIKENIIRQLFGFVTVSIVSAGGGDREKEEGALTILFPMIHKKKLPHMLRTFTPEYTLEENCRRLPRRALKRYLFRSVIFSLFLIIPLCIFFQPWGYLSVILLPIELLFGYLAYKEAAWTINGDRLQLTSRFIGRTTAIVLKKRMQVCKFSQSYFQKKGRLYTISTSVKSSSHMEELTVRDVGEEDAAFILKWYSYEKADG is encoded by the coding sequence ATGATGTCTGAACCGAAACGCCTGCACCCGGTGGCAGTCATTTTGAATTTATGCCATACCATTATTCAAACGATAAAAAATATCATTCTGCCATTCTTTTTTGTGTATATTGTCAATTCAAACCATACTGTCCGTTTTTACGGAGCCATTGCGCTCGGTGTGCTGTTCATCTGGCTTGTAGCGGCAAGCATTATCAAATGGAGAAGGTTTACCTATCGAATTGAAGATGATGAATTTAGAATTGAAGAAGGCTTATTTGTTACGAAAAAACGATACATATCGATTGATCGGATTCAAACAATGAATACGAGCGCGGGCCTTGTCCAGCAAATCTTTAAGCTTGTGAAGCTGCAAATTGAAACAGCAGGCGGAGGCAAGGAGGCAGAAGCCGTTCTTTCTGCTATTTCTGTTGAAGAAGCGGAACGCATCAAAGAAGCTGTCTTTAAGAAAAAAGCGCAAAGACGAGAAAATGAACTTGATGAAGAACGGCTTGAAGCTGAAGAGGAGTTGGATCCGTCCGTTGAGGTGCAAGAGCACTATCGCATGAACGCGAAAGAATTGCTCATGGCCGCTTCTACCTCCGGCGGAATCGGAGTCATTATCTCCGCTGTATTTGCACTTATTTCCCAGCTTGATGAAGTGCTGCCGATGGATTGGTTATTCGATAAATTTTCCTTCCTTCAGCACGCCAGCATCGGTATTTATGCGGTACTCATTTTTATCGGTTTATTTATCGCCTGGATTTTCAGCATCGCGGGCATGATGTTTAGATACGCGAACTTTCAAATCATAAAAAAAGAGCAGGAACTGGTGATTTCAAGGGGAATTATTGAAAAACATCAAGTCACGATTCCGCTGCGAAAAATACAAGCCATTAAAATCAAAGAAAATATCATTCGCCAGCTTTTCGGCTTTGTAACGGTGTCCATCGTCAGCGCAGGAGGCGGCGACCGGGAAAAAGAAGAAGGCGCTTTGACCATTCTCTTTCCAATGATTCATAAAAAAAAGCTTCCGCACATGCTCCGAACATTTACGCCGGAATACACGCTGGAAGAAAACTGCCGCCGCCTGCCGCGGCGCGCGTTGAAACGCTATTTGTTCCGTTCTGTCATTTTTTCACTCTTTTTGATCATCCCGTTATGTATCTTCTTTCAGCCATGGGGCTATCTGTCAGTGATCCTGCTGCCGATAGAATTGCTCTTCGGCTATCTCGCGTATAAAGAGGCTGCATGGACGATCAACGGGGACCGTCTTCAGCTGACGTCTAGATTTATAGGCAGAACAACCGCCATTGTACTGAAAAAACGAATGCAGGTCTGCAAGTTCAGCCAATCCTATTTCCAAAAGAAAGGCCGCTTGTATACCATTTCTACTTCGGTGAAATCATCGAGCCATATGGAAGAGTTAACGGTGAGGGACGTAGGTGAAGAGGATGCAGCCTTCATTTTAAAGTGGTACTCATATGAAAAAGCGGACGGTTAA
- the ydcA gene encoding putative rhomboid protease (Evidence 3: Putative function from multiple computational evidences; PubMedId: 15616571, 15849754, 16850406; Product type e: enzyme), whose product MFIRTENFQTFIRLYPVVTFILALQAVLWLFFSLPAHSVVLWRDTVTGYNLGVANGEWWRLITPILLHAGFTHLLFNSMSIFLFAPALERMLGKARFLLVYAGSGIIGNIGTYVTEPLDYVHVGASGAIFGLFGVYLFMVLFRNELIGQEHSKMIITLLAFAVLMSFINSNINMMAHLFGLCGGFLLSFLCVQKKERRY is encoded by the coding sequence ATGTTTATACGGACTGAAAATTTTCAAACATTTATCAGGCTTTACCCCGTTGTCACCTTTATATTGGCTTTGCAAGCTGTTCTCTGGCTGTTTTTTTCACTTCCTGCCCATTCAGTCGTGTTATGGAGGGATACCGTCACAGGCTATAATCTAGGTGTCGCAAACGGTGAATGGTGGCGGCTTATCACACCGATTTTGCTGCACGCCGGTTTCACACATCTGCTGTTTAATTCCATGTCCATCTTTTTATTTGCCCCGGCTTTGGAACGCATGCTGGGAAAAGCGCGTTTCCTTCTTGTATACGCCGGCTCCGGCATCATCGGCAATATCGGCACTTATGTTACAGAGCCGCTTGATTACGTGCATGTCGGGGCTTCAGGCGCCATTTTCGGGCTATTTGGCGTATACCTGTTTATGGTTCTTTTTCGCAATGAGTTAATTGGGCAGGAGCATTCCAAAATGATCATCACACTGCTCGCATTTGCCGTTCTCATGTCGTTTATCAACTCCAATATTAACATGATGGCCCATTTGTTTGGACTATGCGGCGGGTTTCTTCTTTCGTTTTTATGCGTGCAAAAAAAAGAGCGGCGGTATTAA
- the acpS gene encoding holo-acyl carrier protein synthase (phosphopantetheinyl transferase) (Evidence 1c: Function from experimental evidences in the studied genus; PubMedId: 11489886, 11525165, 11867633, 12682299, 12926246, 15955059, 16597923; Product type e: enzyme), whose protein sequence is MIYGIGLDITELKRIASMAGRQKRFAERILTRSELDQYYELSEKRKNEFLAGRFAAKEAFSKAFGTGIGRQLSFQDIEIRKDQNGKPYIICTKLSQAAVHVSITHTKEYAAAQVVIERLSS, encoded by the coding sequence ATGATTTACGGCATTGGGCTGGACATTACCGAGCTTAAACGGATCGCCTCTATGGCTGGGCGCCAGAAAAGGTTTGCCGAGCGGATTTTGACGCGAAGCGAGCTTGACCAATACTATGAGCTTTCAGAGAAAAGAAAAAACGAATTTCTCGCGGGCAGATTCGCGGCAAAAGAAGCGTTCTCGAAAGCATTTGGCACCGGCATTGGGAGGCAGCTCAGCTTTCAGGACATTGAAATTAGGAAAGACCAAAATGGCAAGCCCTATATCATTTGTACGAAACTGAGCCAGGCCGCCGTTCACGTATCGATCACTCATACAAAAGAATACGCTGCCGCGCAGGTTGTGATTGAAAGGTTGTCAAGCTAG
- the ydcC gene encoding putative lipoprotein (Evidence 3: Putative function from multiple computational evidences; PubMedId: 14523133; Product type lp: lipoprotein), with protein sequence MKKVRKSFVLLLTGLLAVLILSACGQKTQQDIVAGLDEKAKEYTSYKAKAKMTIETGSEPQVYNVEIWHKKPSLYRVYLENPKKDQNQVILRNENGVFVLTPSLNKSFRFQSDWPNNSSQVYLFESLVKDVQNDSDAVFTAKEKKYVFETKTNYQHNKMLPTQEITFNKKDMSPSSVKVMDTDRKVMVKVEFSSFEFNKQFDKESFDEKKNMTLSQMDVATSAKPSDTFAVKTPLELPLGVKLLEEKDISTEDGKRIIMTYGGEKSFTLIQEKAQIAKASSSVTLNGEPVNLGYTIGALSDASLSWTYDGVDYLLSSKDLSKEEMVTVAKSMQGQSSK encoded by the coding sequence TTGAAAAAGGTGAGAAAAAGCTTTGTTTTGCTTTTAACGGGACTGCTTGCTGTTCTTATTCTTTCTGCCTGCGGGCAAAAAACACAGCAAGATATTGTGGCCGGGTTAGATGAAAAGGCGAAAGAATACACCTCGTACAAAGCAAAAGCGAAAATGACCATCGAGACAGGGAGTGAGCCTCAAGTATACAATGTGGAAATCTGGCACAAAAAGCCGTCTCTGTACAGGGTTTATTTAGAAAATCCGAAAAAGGACCAAAACCAAGTCATTTTACGAAATGAAAACGGAGTATTCGTTCTCACGCCGTCTTTAAATAAGAGCTTCAGATTTCAAAGCGATTGGCCGAACAACAGCAGCCAGGTTTATCTGTTTGAATCGCTCGTAAAGGATGTTCAAAACGATTCGGATGCAGTTTTCACAGCGAAAGAAAAGAAATACGTATTTGAAACAAAAACAAACTATCAGCATAACAAAATGCTGCCCACGCAAGAAATCACATTTAACAAAAAAGATATGAGCCCGTCATCTGTCAAAGTGATGGATACTGACCGGAAAGTGATGGTCAAAGTAGAATTCAGCAGCTTTGAATTTAATAAACAATTTGATAAAGAATCATTTGATGAAAAGAAAAATATGACCCTTTCTCAAATGGATGTCGCCACAAGCGCAAAGCCTTCCGATACATTTGCGGTCAAAACGCCGCTGGAACTGCCGCTTGGCGTCAAGCTGCTTGAAGAAAAAGATATATCTACTGAAGACGGGAAGCGCATCATCATGACGTACGGAGGAGAAAAATCATTTACGTTAATTCAGGAAAAAGCCCAGATTGCCAAGGCTTCCTCCTCCGTTACGCTGAACGGCGAACCGGTAAATCTCGGCTACACCATCGGCGCCCTGTCGGATGCATCATTATCATGGACATATGACGGCGTAGATTACCTTCTCTCTTCTAAAGATCTTTCTAAAGAGGAAATGGTGACAGTAGCGAAAAGCATGCAGGGACAATCATCGAAATAA
- the alrA gene encoding D-alanine racemase (Evidence 1c: Function from experimental evidences in the studied genus; PubMedId: 2835089, 12682299, 15043879, 18399999, 25227915; Product type e: enzyme): MSTKPFYRDTWAEIDLSAIKENVSNMKKHIGEHVHLMAVVKANAYGHGDAETAKAALDAGASCLAVAILDEAISLRKKGLKAPILVLGAVPPEYVAIAAEYDVTLTGYSVEWLQEAARHTKKGSLHFHLKVDTGMNRLGVKTEEEVQNVMAILDRNPRLKCKGVFTHFATADEKERGYFLMQFERFKELIAPLPLKNLMVHCANSAAGLRLKKGFFNAVRFGIGMYGLRPSADMSDEIPFQLRPAFTLHSTLSHVKLIRKGESVSYGAEYTAEKDTWIGTVPVGYADGWLRKLKGTDILVKGKRLKIAGRICMDQFMVELDQEYPPGTKVTLIGRQGDEYISMDEIAGRLETINYEVACTISSRVPRMFLENGSIMEVRNPLLQVNISN; encoded by the coding sequence ATGAGCACAAAACCTTTTTACAGAGATACGTGGGCGGAAATTGACTTGTCCGCGATAAAGGAAAATGTCAGCAATATGAAAAAACATATCGGTGAACATGTCCACTTGATGGCAGTTGTGAAAGCAAACGCCTACGGGCATGGTGATGCAGAAACAGCAAAGGCTGCTCTTGACGCAGGTGCTTCATGCTTGGCCGTGGCCATTTTGGATGAAGCGATTTCACTGCGCAAAAAGGGATTGAAGGCGCCTATATTGGTGCTTGGCGCGGTTCCCCCGGAGTATGTGGCAATCGCTGCTGAGTATGACGTGACCTTAACAGGTTATTCTGTTGAATGGCTTCAGGAGGCAGCCCGCCACACGAAAAAAGGTTCTCTTCATTTTCATCTGAAGGTCGATACGGGGATGAACAGACTTGGTGTAAAAACAGAGGAAGAAGTTCAGAACGTGATGGCAATTCTTGACCGCAACCCTCGTTTAAAGTGCAAAGGGGTATTTACCCATTTTGCGACAGCGGATGAAAAAGAAAGAGGCTATTTCTTAATGCAGTTTGAGCGCTTTAAAGAGCTGATTGCTCCGCTGCCGTTAAAGAATCTAATGGTCCACTGCGCGAACAGCGCCGCTGGACTCCGGCTGAAAAAAGGCTTTTTTAATGCAGTCAGATTCGGCATCGGCATGTATGGCCTTCGCCCGTCTGCTGACATGTCGGACGAGATACCGTTTCAGCTGCGTCCGGCATTTACCCTGCATTCGACACTGTCACATGTCAAACTGATCAGAAAAGGCGAGAGCGTCAGCTACGGAGCCGAGTACACAGCGGAAAAAGACACATGGATCGGGACGGTGCCTGTAGGCTATGCGGACGGCTGGCTCCGAAAATTGAAAGGGACCGACATCCTTGTGAAGGGAAAACGCCTGAAAATTGCCGGCCGAATTTGCATGGACCAATTTATGGTGGAGCTGGATCAGGAATATCCGCCGGGCACAAAAGTCACATTAATAGGCCGGCAGGGGGATGAATATATTTCCATGGATGAGATTGCAGGAAGGCTCGAAACCATTAACTATGAGGTGGCCTGTACAATAAGTTCCCGTGTTCCCCGTATGTTTTTGGAAAATGGGAGTATAATGGAAGTAAGAAATCCTTTATTGCAGGTAAATATAAGCAATTAA
- the ndoAI gene encoding antitoxin EndoAI (Evidence 1a: Function from experimental evidences in the studied strain; PubMedId: 15882409, 21763692, 22720735; Product type r: regulator) produces the protein MSESSARTEMKISLPENLVAELDGVAMREKRSRNELISQAVRAYVSERTTRHNRDLMRRGYMEMAKINLNISSEAHFAECEAETTVERLVSGG, from the coding sequence TTGTCTGAATCCAGCGCAAGAACCGAAATGAAAATCAGCTTGCCCGAAAACCTAGTAGCTGAATTGGATGGTGTAGCGATGCGGGAGAAACGAAGCAGAAACGAACTGATATCACAAGCAGTGAGAGCGTATGTCAGCGAACGAACAACTCGTCACAACCGTGATTTGATGAGACGCGGCTATATGGAAATGGCGAAAATCAACCTGAATATTTCTTCTGAGGCTCACTTTGCGGAGTGCGAGGCTGAAACGACAGTTGAGCGCTTAGTCAGCGGAGGATAA
- the ndoA gene encoding endoribonuclease toxin (Evidence 1a: Function from experimental evidences in the studied strain; PubMedId: 15882409, 21763692, 21897862, 22720735; Product type e: enzyme) → MIVKRGDVYFADLSPVVGSEQGGVRPVLVIQNDIGNRFSPTAIVAAITAQIQKAKLPTHVEIDAKRYGFERDSVILLEQIRTIDKQRLTDKITHLDDEMMDKVDEALQISLALIDF, encoded by the coding sequence TTGATTGTGAAACGCGGCGATGTTTATTTTGCTGATTTATCTCCTGTTGTTGGCTCAGAGCAAGGCGGGGTGCGCCCGGTTTTAGTGATCCAAAATGACATCGGAAATCGCTTCAGCCCAACTGCTATTGTTGCAGCCATAACAGCACAAATACAGAAAGCGAAATTACCAACCCACGTCGAAATCGATGCAAAACGCTACGGTTTTGAAAGAGATTCCGTTATTTTGCTGGAGCAAATTCGGACGATTGACAAGCAAAGGTTAACGGATAAGATTACTCATCTGGATGATGAAATGATGGATAAGGTTGATGAAGCCTTACAAATCAGTTTGGCACTCATTGATTTTTAG